Proteins encoded within one genomic window of Actinoplanes octamycinicus:
- a CDS encoding sensor histidine kinase translates to MSRRRKLIQAALVAVAAFDVWFGLGQDKALDIAIGVVACLAVLLRHRFPVVAFLLTVPAVLTQAALVAPFATLYSYAAQSRNRRPLIACAVVAALAAAVPSPLAEDPVWDSGNLVTFGYALGTAVLPILLGQLVQTRYDLRQRIVEIEQAKEKERVRHAEAVLARERAQLAREMHDVVSHQVSLIAVQAGALQVVSADPAVKEAARSIRRLSSGTLDELRTMVSLLRASGEGHTPLTPQPTLADLPALIEASGITVEFDGDVDAEVGTPAQRALYRTVQEALTNVRKHAPDASARVELWRDEAYVGVSVTNSAPSRPALPLPGSHLGLIGLRERAELLHGTVESGPTEEGGFRVRMRLPLAGDVVQQP, encoded by the coding sequence GTGAGCCGCCGGCGGAAGCTGATCCAGGCGGCGCTGGTCGCGGTGGCCGCCTTCGACGTGTGGTTCGGGCTCGGCCAGGACAAGGCGCTGGACATCGCCATCGGCGTGGTGGCCTGTCTCGCGGTGCTCCTGCGGCACCGGTTCCCGGTGGTCGCGTTCCTGCTCACGGTGCCCGCGGTGCTGACCCAGGCGGCCCTGGTCGCGCCGTTCGCCACGCTCTACAGCTATGCGGCGCAGTCCCGGAACCGGCGGCCGCTGATCGCCTGCGCGGTGGTCGCGGCGCTGGCCGCGGCGGTGCCGTCGCCGCTGGCCGAGGACCCGGTCTGGGACAGCGGGAACCTGGTCACCTTCGGATACGCGCTGGGCACCGCGGTGCTGCCGATCCTGCTCGGCCAGCTCGTGCAGACCCGGTACGACCTGCGGCAACGCATCGTGGAGATCGAGCAGGCGAAGGAGAAGGAACGGGTCCGGCACGCCGAGGCGGTGCTCGCCCGGGAGCGCGCGCAACTGGCCCGGGAGATGCACGACGTGGTGTCGCACCAGGTCAGCCTGATCGCGGTGCAGGCCGGCGCGCTGCAGGTGGTGTCCGCCGACCCGGCGGTCAAGGAGGCGGCCCGCAGCATCCGGCGGCTCAGCTCCGGGACGCTCGACGAGCTGCGCACCATGGTGTCGCTGCTGCGCGCGTCGGGGGAGGGGCACACCCCGCTCACCCCGCAGCCCACGCTCGCCGACCTGCCCGCGCTGATCGAGGCCAGCGGGATCACGGTGGAGTTCGACGGCGACGTCGACGCCGAGGTGGGGACACCCGCGCAACGGGCGCTCTACCGGACCGTGCAGGAGGCGCTGACGAACGTCCGCAAACATGCCCCCGACGCCAGCGCGCGGGTCGAACTGTGGCGCGACGAGGCGTACGTCGGCGTCTCGGTGACCAACAGTGCGCCGTCCCGGCCGGCGCTCCCGCTGCCCGGCAGCCACCTGGGCCTGATCGGTCTGCGCGAACGCGCGGAACTGCTGCACGGGACGGTCGAGTCGGGTCCCACCGAGGAGGGCGGTTTCCGGGTCCGGATGCGTCTGCCGCTAGCCGGCGACGTGGTCCAGCAGCCGTAG
- the ligA gene encoding NAD-dependent DNA ligase LigA, translated as MPTEPDIAPVVDAAHAAPFDTADDYRAAVERIRAAAAAYYEGADLAMDDATYDALLARVTATEEAQPGWVVADSPARVVAAGGGVVGDVEHSTPMLSLANVFDEEELRAWAARLDKVIGRPAAGYTVEPKIDGMAIAARYVDGELVQVATRGDGRAGEDVTAQARSVAGLPARLTEPVTVEVRGEVFMTDEDFARANELRTAHGGQPFANPRNAAAGTLRAQDRAYLAPLSFLAYAVHDLPTGEALTHSDAMAAIERLGVATTGGSAAGMALCTTVDELVAAIAALGALRDKLGFDIDGVVIKADSSADREAAGSSSRAPRWAIAYKFPADTRTSRLVGIEVQVGRTGLITPVAVIEPVQVGGVVVTSATLHNFGDLVRRDVRVGDTVFVRRAGEVIPEITGAKLDERPADAEPFQAPEVCPRCGGEIDRSQKRWRCVQGRACGATESLAYFAARDSMDIEGLGDKVIRALVAAGLVTDPADLYDLDVEAVSQLERLGRTSAAKLIANIQASKAQPLSRVLTGLGVRMTGRSMSRRLARHFGTMAELCAATVEQLQEVEAVGPERAATIAAELADLAPVIAKLTERGITMVEPGVTPYASRTLAEAPTEGERLPLRKEDGTPMTVVVTGSVPGLTRNEGNEAVERLGGKSSGSVSKRTDLVVVGDGAGSKAVKAEELGLRIMPSDRFAALLAAHDAGESPTLDDF; from the coding sequence ATGCCTACCGAGCCGGACATCGCCCCCGTCGTCGACGCGGCACACGCCGCGCCGTTCGACACCGCCGACGACTATCGCGCGGCGGTCGAGCGGATCCGGGCGGCCGCCGCGGCGTACTACGAGGGTGCCGACCTCGCCATGGACGACGCGACCTACGACGCGCTGCTGGCCCGGGTCACCGCGACCGAGGAGGCGCAGCCCGGCTGGGTGGTGGCCGACTCGCCGGCCCGGGTGGTCGCGGCCGGCGGCGGCGTGGTCGGCGACGTCGAGCACAGCACCCCGATGCTGAGCCTGGCGAACGTGTTCGACGAGGAGGAGCTGCGCGCCTGGGCGGCCCGGCTGGACAAGGTGATCGGCCGCCCGGCCGCCGGTTACACGGTCGAGCCCAAGATCGACGGCATGGCGATCGCCGCGCGATATGTGGACGGCGAGCTGGTCCAGGTGGCCACCCGCGGCGACGGCCGGGCCGGCGAGGACGTCACCGCGCAGGCCCGGTCGGTGGCCGGCCTGCCCGCCCGGCTCACCGAGCCGGTGACGGTCGAGGTCCGCGGCGAGGTGTTCATGACCGACGAGGACTTCGCCCGGGCCAACGAGTTGCGCACCGCGCACGGCGGTCAGCCGTTCGCCAACCCGCGCAACGCCGCCGCCGGCACGCTCCGCGCCCAGGACCGGGCCTATCTGGCCCCGCTCTCCTTCCTGGCCTACGCGGTGCACGACCTGCCGACCGGTGAGGCGCTCACGCACAGCGACGCGATGGCCGCGATCGAGCGGCTCGGCGTGGCCACCACCGGCGGTTCGGCGGCCGGCATGGCGCTCTGCACGACGGTCGACGAGCTGGTCGCGGCGATCGCCGCGCTCGGCGCCCTGCGCGACAAGCTCGGCTTCGACATCGACGGCGTAGTGATCAAGGCGGACTCCTCCGCCGACCGGGAGGCGGCCGGCTCGTCCAGCCGGGCGCCGCGCTGGGCGATCGCCTACAAGTTCCCGGCCGACACCCGGACCAGCCGGCTGGTCGGCATCGAGGTGCAGGTCGGCCGGACCGGCCTGATCACCCCGGTCGCGGTGATCGAGCCGGTGCAGGTCGGCGGCGTGGTGGTCACCTCGGCCACCCTGCACAACTTCGGCGACCTGGTCCGCCGCGACGTTCGGGTCGGGGACACGGTCTTCGTCCGGCGGGCCGGCGAGGTGATCCCGGAGATCACCGGGGCCAAGCTGGACGAGCGCCCGGCGGACGCCGAGCCGTTCCAGGCGCCGGAGGTCTGCCCGCGCTGCGGCGGCGAGATCGACCGCTCGCAGAAACGCTGGCGGTGCGTGCAGGGCCGGGCCTGCGGCGCCACCGAGTCGCTGGCCTATTTCGCGGCCCGCGACTCGATGGACATCGAGGGCCTCGGCGACAAGGTGATCCGCGCGCTGGTCGCGGCCGGCCTGGTCACCGACCCGGCCGACCTCTACGACCTGGACGTCGAGGCGGTCTCCCAGTTGGAGCGGCTCGGCCGCACCTCGGCCGCCAAGCTGATCGCGAACATTCAGGCGTCCAAGGCGCAGCCGCTGTCCCGGGTGCTGACCGGTCTCGGCGTCCGGATGACCGGCCGCTCCATGTCCCGCCGCCTGGCCCGGCACTTCGGCACGATGGCGGAGCTCTGCGCGGCCACCGTCGAGCAGCTGCAGGAGGTCGAGGCGGTCGGCCCGGAGCGCGCCGCGACGATCGCCGCCGAGCTGGCCGACCTGGCCCCGGTGATCGCCAAGCTCACCGAGCGCGGCATCACCATGGTCGAGCCGGGCGTGACGCCCTACGCTTCGCGCACTCTCGCGGAGGCGCCCACCGAGGGCGAGCGCCTCCCGCTGCGGAAGGAGGACGGCACCCCGATGACCGTCGTGGTCACCGGCTCGGTCCCCGGCCTGACCCGCAACGAGGGCAACGAGGCCGTCGAGCGCCTGGGCGGCAAGTCGTCCGGCTCGGTCTCCAAGCGCACCGACCTGGTCGTGGTCGGCGACGGCGCCGGTTCGAAGGCCGTCAAGGCGGAGGAGTTGGGCCTGCGGATCATGCCGTCGGACCGCTTCGCGGCGCTGCTGGCCGCGCACGACGCCGGCGAGTCCCCCACCCTGGACGACTTCTAG
- the murQ gene encoding N-acetylmuramic acid 6-phosphate etherase, translated as MDEVPLSRTEQRNPRSAAIDRMPTLELLHLINAEDRQVPIAVAGVLPELAAAVDLAVAALAAGHRVHYFGAGTSGRIAVLDAAELIPTFGLEPGRVVAHLAGGTRALTRPAEAAEDDEAAGAAAAGDVVAGDLVVGVTASGRTPYVKAALGEARSRGARTVLISANPASPIAPAVDVHVAPDTGPEVLTGSTRMKAGTAQKLVLNAFSTATMVRLGRTYSNLMTDMLASNAKLRDRQLRILAEATGAATDRCREALLEAGGDAKIAVVTLIAGTTAEIAGRALAETEGHVHRALRLLDHVAG; from the coding sequence GTGGACGAGGTGCCGCTGTCGCGAACCGAGCAGCGCAACCCGCGCAGCGCCGCGATCGACCGGATGCCCACCCTGGAACTGCTCCACCTGATCAACGCCGAGGACCGGCAGGTGCCGATCGCGGTCGCCGGCGTGCTGCCCGAGCTGGCCGCCGCGGTCGACCTCGCGGTGGCCGCGCTCGCCGCCGGGCACCGGGTGCACTACTTCGGGGCGGGCACCTCGGGGCGGATCGCGGTGCTGGACGCGGCCGAGCTGATCCCGACCTTCGGGCTGGAGCCGGGGCGGGTGGTCGCGCACCTCGCGGGCGGCACGCGGGCGCTGACCCGGCCGGCCGAGGCCGCCGAGGACGACGAGGCGGCGGGCGCGGCGGCGGCCGGTGACGTGGTGGCCGGCGATCTGGTGGTCGGGGTCACGGCGAGCGGGCGGACGCCGTACGTCAAAGCCGCTCTCGGCGAAGCGCGGTCGCGCGGCGCGCGGACCGTCCTGATCTCGGCGAACCCGGCGTCCCCGATCGCACCGGCCGTCGACGTGCACGTGGCGCCGGACACCGGACCGGAAGTGCTCACCGGATCCACCCGGATGAAGGCCGGCACCGCGCAGAAACTCGTGCTCAACGCCTTCTCCACGGCGACCATGGTGCGACTCGGCCGGACCTACTCGAACCTGATGACCGACATGCTGGCCAGCAACGCCAAGCTGCGCGACCGGCAGCTGCGGATCCTCGCCGAGGCGACCGGCGCGGCCACCGACCGCTGCCGGGAGGCGCTGCTGGAGGCCGGGGGCGACGCCAAGATCGCGGTGGTCACGCTGATCGCCGGCACCACCGCGGAGATCGCCGGGCGGGCGCTGGCCGAGACCGAAGGGCACGTGCACCGCGCGCTACGGCTGCTGGACCACGTCGCCGGCTAG
- a CDS encoding glycosyltransferase family 39 protein has product MSGAVSVRADGAEDGTPVSEKPEPVGRSALRLAAPAIGLYLMLRMLSLEVMYVLASHAHARAPGRQVYPDGSINNQWRSFTSFRDALLSWDGQWYAKIAGGGLGGPVGAVDADGVPYELRLAFFPLYPWLARPLTFLPFVSPATACLIVSFLAAIAAAWGLYAVGRHVAGHRAGIMLAAVWAVVPAAMTQNGAYTESLFTALAAWALYAVLTERWLLAGALAAVSGLSRPTAAALIGTVGLAALVAAISRRGGWRPYAAMLLAPAGLLAYFAFASHRLGGFGKYVDIHHNTFGARWDNGANTWGMVSDILVGVDDDNAAHPIRVLSVLVLAGFIVLFALLVPRAPWPLVVFAAAMLVLATGTSTHISMVGRHLMPAFPVLLIPAILLARTSTRNLVIVLGSLAVLSGWYAGWLPFISGQAI; this is encoded by the coding sequence ATGTCCGGTGCCGTGTCGGTCCGCGCGGACGGGGCGGAGGATGGCACGCCGGTGAGCGAGAAGCCGGAGCCGGTGGGCAGGAGCGCGCTGCGGCTGGCGGCGCCGGCCATCGGGCTGTACCTGATGCTGCGGATGCTCAGCCTGGAAGTCATGTACGTGCTGGCCAGCCACGCGCACGCGCGGGCGCCGGGCCGGCAGGTCTACCCGGACGGGTCGATCAACAACCAGTGGCGCAGCTTCACCTCCTTCCGCGACGCGCTGCTCTCCTGGGACGGCCAGTGGTACGCGAAGATCGCCGGCGGCGGGCTGGGCGGCCCGGTCGGCGCGGTCGACGCCGACGGGGTGCCGTACGAACTGCGGCTGGCGTTCTTCCCGCTCTACCCGTGGCTGGCCCGCCCGCTCACCTTCTTGCCGTTCGTCTCGCCGGCCACCGCGTGCCTGATCGTCTCGTTCCTCGCCGCGATCGCCGCGGCCTGGGGGCTCTACGCCGTCGGCCGGCACGTGGCCGGGCACCGGGCCGGGATCATGCTGGCCGCCGTGTGGGCGGTGGTCCCGGCCGCGATGACGCAGAACGGGGCGTACACCGAATCGCTCTTCACCGCGCTGGCCGCCTGGGCGCTCTACGCGGTCCTCACCGAACGCTGGCTGCTCGCCGGGGCGCTCGCCGCGGTGAGCGGGCTGAGCCGGCCGACCGCGGCGGCGCTGATCGGCACCGTCGGGCTGGCCGCGCTGGTCGCCGCGATCTCCCGGCGCGGTGGCTGGCGGCCGTACGCCGCGATGCTGCTCGCCCCGGCCGGCCTGCTCGCCTACTTCGCCTTCGCGTCCCACCGGCTCGGTGGCTTCGGCAAGTACGTCGACATCCACCACAACACGTTCGGCGCGCGCTGGGACAACGGCGCGAACACCTGGGGCATGGTGTCGGACATCCTGGTCGGGGTGGACGACGACAACGCGGCGCACCCGATCCGGGTGCTGTCGGTGCTGGTCCTGGCCGGGTTCATCGTGCTGTTCGCGCTGCTGGTGCCGCGAGCGCCGTGGCCGCTGGTGGTCTTCGCGGCGGCGATGCTGGTGCTCGCGACCGGGACCAGCACGCACATCTCGATGGTGGGCCGGCACCTGATGCCCGCGTTCCCGGTGCTGCTCATCCCGGCGATCCTGCTGGCCCGCACCTCGACCCGGAACCTGGTCATCGTGCTGGGCTCACTCGCCGTGCTCTCCGGGTGGTATGCGGGCTGGCTGCCGTTCATCTCCGGGCAGGCGATCTGA
- a CDS encoding response regulator — MTIKVLVVDDEEVVRSGLRMILGAAPDLEVVAATGGGDAVAAVREHHPDVVLLDIRMPDVDGLTVLAQLRGLPEPPAVAMLTTFDADEYVMTALRDGAAGFLLKDTDPEDMANLVRTLASGGVVMSPTAYRTMWRTLDSER; from the coding sequence ATGACAATAAAGGTGCTCGTCGTCGACGACGAGGAAGTGGTGCGGTCCGGGCTGCGGATGATCCTGGGGGCGGCGCCCGACCTCGAGGTGGTCGCGGCGACCGGTGGGGGTGACGCCGTGGCGGCGGTCCGCGAGCACCACCCCGACGTCGTGCTGCTCGACATCCGGATGCCTGACGTGGACGGCCTCACCGTGCTGGCGCAGCTGCGCGGTCTGCCCGAGCCGCCGGCGGTCGCGATGCTGACCACGTTCGACGCCGACGAGTACGTGATGACCGCCCTGCGCGACGGCGCCGCCGGTTTCCTGCTCAAGGACACCGACCCGGAGGACATGGCGAACCTGGTCCGCACCCTGGCCTCCGGCGGCGTGGTGATGTCGCCGACCGCCTACCGGACCATGTGGCGCACCCTGGACAGCGAGCGGTGA